A genomic window from Thermoanaerobaculales bacterium includes:
- a CDS encoding ABC transporter permease, producing MTGWTSSLLRQVGGVTRLAGQSLLRMFTRPLDLAETIRQLDRIGVGSLNLTNVTALFTGLVLALQTAYALATFGARLYIGEVVALSLVRELGPVLTALMVGGRVGSGIAAEIGSMAVTEQVDAIRSMAADPVRKLVVPRVWATVAMLPLLTVLADGMGIFGGLLIGVFEEGLSPTFYLRRTAQVLTFDDLWLGVAKPVVFAFLIAVIACYNGLNARGGADGVGRATTHTVYVIAISVLITDFFITKLFLAL from the coding sequence ATGACGGGTTGGACAAGCTCCTTGCTGCGGCAGGTCGGTGGCGTCACCCGGCTCGCCGGCCAGTCGCTCCTGCGCATGTTCACGCGCCCCCTCGACCTCGCAGAGACGATCCGCCAGCTCGATCGCATCGGCGTCGGCTCGCTCAACCTGACCAACGTCACCGCCCTGTTCACCGGCCTGGTGCTCGCCCTCCAGACCGCCTACGCGCTGGCCACGTTCGGCGCCCGCCTCTACATCGGCGAGGTGGTGGCGCTGTCGCTGGTGCGGGAGCTCGGGCCGGTGCTCACGGCGCTGATGGTGGGAGGCCGCGTCGGGTCCGGCATCGCTGCCGAGATCGGCTCGATGGCGGTCACCGAACAGGTCGACGCCATCCGCTCGATGGCCGCGGACCCGGTGCGCAAGCTGGTGGTGCCTCGGGTGTGGGCGACGGTCGCGATGCTGCCGTTGCTGACCGTGCTCGCCGACGGCATGGGGATCTTCGGCGGCCTGCTGATCGGGGTCTTCGAGGAGGGGCTGAGCCCGACCTTCTACCTGCGCCGCACCGCCCAGGTCCTGACCTTTGACGATCTCTGGCTGGGCGTCGCCAAGCCGGTCGTGTTCGCCTTCCTGATCGCCGTCATCGCCTGCTACAACGGGCTCAATGCCCGCGGCGGGGCGGACGGCGTCGGCAGGGCGACCACCCACACGGTGTACGTGATCGCGATCTCGGTGCTGATCACGGACTTCTTCATCACCAAGCTCTTCCTGGCGCTGTGA
- a CDS encoding ATP-binding cassette domain-containing protein, protein MSEPVILLRDVTKAFGAKQVLRGVSLEVERGATVALLGASGSGKSVTLKTVNGLIPPDSGEVTVLGHPVATLTEQALAPLRRRVSYLFQGGALFDSMSVFDNVAYPLREHGRLDPGELRERVAALLGVVRLDDVGSLQPSELSGGMRKRVAMARALALEPEIMLYDEPTTGLDPVTGGAIADLIVDLDRRFGVTSLVVTHDIPLVQRVAERVVFLHDGAFIFSGSVEAAWREGPDPVREFFAAGGIHA, encoded by the coding sequence ATGAGCGAGCCGGTCATCCTGCTGCGCGACGTGACCAAGGCGTTCGGCGCCAAACAGGTGCTGCGCGGCGTGTCGCTCGAGGTCGAGCGCGGCGCCACGGTGGCGCTGCTCGGCGCCTCGGGCTCGGGCAAGTCGGTGACGCTCAAGACGGTGAACGGGCTGATCCCGCCGGACAGCGGCGAGGTGACGGTGCTCGGCCACCCGGTGGCGACCCTGACCGAGCAGGCACTCGCGCCGTTGCGGCGGCGCGTGTCCTACCTGTTCCAGGGCGGCGCGCTGTTCGACTCGATGTCGGTCTTCGACAACGTCGCCTACCCGCTGCGCGAGCACGGGCGGCTGGATCCGGGCGAGCTTCGAGAGCGGGTGGCCGCGCTGCTCGGCGTGGTCCGGCTCGACGATGTCGGCTCGCTGCAGCCGTCCGAGCTGTCGGGCGGCATGCGCAAGCGGGTCGCGATGGCCCGCGCGCTCGCGCTGGAGCCCGAGATCATGCTCTACGACGAGCCCACCACCGGGCTCGATCCGGTGACCGGGGGGGCGATCGCCGACCTGATCGTCGATCTCGACCGCCGGTTCGGCGTGACCTCGCTGGTCGTCACCCACGACATCCCGCTGGTCCAGCGGGTGGCCGAGCGGGTGGTCTTCCTCCACGACGGCGCCTTCATCTTCTCCGGATCGGTGGAGGCTGCCTGGCGCGAGGGGCCCGATCCGGTGCGGGAGTTCTTCGCGGCGGGAGGCATCCATGCGTGA